The genomic segment TAGCGCTGCCCTCGCGCCTCAGGCAGCCCCTCGTCGGTGACGAGGTACTCACCCTCGATGACGAGCTCGGCAGCAGCGCGGGCGCCGTCGCTGCTGGTCATGATCATGAGGTCGACCGCCTGCTCGCGGTAGTGGCGGTTCATGCGGTGCATGAACGCGCCGAACGCCTGAATGCCGTGCTCGCTGCCCCCCTGGT from the Pseudomonadota bacterium genome contains:
- a CDS encoding isopropylmalate/homocitrate/citramalate synthase; protein product: QGGSEHGIQAFGAFMHRMNRHYREQAVDLMIMTSSDGARAAAELVIEGEYLVTDEGLPEARGQRYRLPVGAFFTVHDGRVARITNYYNLQDWIAQVSR